DNA from Chiloscyllium punctatum isolate Juve2018m chromosome 28, sChiPun1.3, whole genome shotgun sequence:
agggattgagttttggagctgtgatgtcatgctacaactgtacaaaactctagtgcggcctcacttggaatattgtgtgcagttctgatcgttccgttacaggaaggatgtggaagcattggaaaagatccagaggagatttgccaggatgttgcctggtctgaagtgagcgtcttatgaggaaaggctgggggacttgggtctgttctcattggagagaggaAGGCTAAGAAGCGATTTAATAGAGAcagacaagatgatcagaggattaaatagggtggacagtgacagacttttccctcggatgatgacatctgcttgtacgaggggggatagctgcaaattgaggggtgatagatttaagacagatgttagaggccggttcttcactcagagagtggtaagggcatggaatactCTACCTGCCAacttagttaactcagccacattggggacatttaaacagtccttggataagcatatggattaTGATGGGATATTGTAGGGTGATGggtttagattagttcacaggtcggtgcaacatcgagggccgaaaggcctgttttgtGTTgccttgttctatgttctaatctctGACCTGTGCATGTGacaaagggagagggaaagggatagagagaaCTATTGAGACAATTAACGCTGTGTCCTGTGTGTTTCTGTAAATTAGAGAGACTGACCTGTGTGGGAAAATAATTGATAAATTCTATCTgatggtgtgtgcgtgtgtgtgtgcgcgcgcgcctgtctgtctgtgtggaggatTCGTTTTTGCAGGGAGTGGCTATGTGGCTCTGGATACATGTTTTTGTGAAAGAGACAGCATTATTAATATAAACAACTCTCTGCCCTGTGTGCATCTGTGAGAAAATTATTGATGCAATACTTTGCCTTGTGAGTACGAGTTTGAAATGTTGCAAAATGTATTACATCGTGATGTTTTCGACAAACAGAGAACAGTATCGACTCTGAAGCGATACATATTGAACTTATCTGAAAAAAAAGTAtataaagagaaaacagaacCACTTACTCCGGACGATCAGGGCAGTTCCACCTCCATAGATGTATCCCCACACTTCACAGTAATAGACGGCAGAGTCACCAGAGACCACGTTTCCGATGGTTAGAATGTAACTGTTGTGAGGAGAGTCTCGTGAAGGTTGGAAACGGTCAGTGAAGCCGGTGCCTCTGTGTATTTCACCATTGGCCCTATGCTGGATAACAAACACTGGAGTTTCTCTGAGACTCTGTCGGTACCAACGCACATCGTAGGTGTCTACATTACCATCCTGCAGCACACACTTCAACTGGGCGGTCTGGCCAACAGAGACTGGGTCGGAAAGTAGACTCTGTTTGAGGACAGGATCAGCATCAGCCAAGGTACCTATCATTaagaaacacacacatgcacacacccaatGACTTTGGGAACAATAAAGGAACCGGGGCTGACACAAAAATATTTAATGGACAGATGTTAGACTAGAGCAATTTCTGACCTGTCACGTGGAGCAGTAGAACACACAGCAGACGCAGTATGGGAAACATTTCCACTGGAGAATGTCTGGAAACAGCCAGCCAACACCGGGTGGAGCTTTCAGTCTAAGTGTTTGTGGGAGCCGCTCTGCAACCAGTGTCGGTCAACTGGGAGGATTTCCCATCTTTATCTATTCACCGGAATGCAAATGAAAAGGCAGAGACCAGGCAAATCGACCCTTTGGGTTTTACCCGACCTATTTCTGGCTTCTCACACCCTTGTCCATCTTCTCAAGCTTTGCATTTACGAATGTTTAACGTTTgaatggactgtgttcattggaacATAGCAAATAAGGTCAGtcataggtcattcagccctttgataCGAATCTGCCTTCCAATAGGATCCTGGTTGATCATTCAGCACAATCAATTTGATTAGATCCTGGTTGACCATTCAACTCAATCCCCGATCCCACTTTAGTCCCAAGAAATGTAAACAATGTCTTCTTCAAAACATACAGTTAAGAAAAAAagcctctgttctctctctctctctctgctccccttgagtcatagagatgcagagTTCTAGAGGCATATATAGCAAGGAAATAGGCCCAATGCGTCCATGCTAGCCagatttacagtcatagagtcctacagcacggcgacaggccctttggcttaaACTGGCCCAAGCCGGCCAAAATGTCTGTCCACgataatcccatttccctgcacttggccagaACTTTCAAATTTTTTCCTAACCACAAATTTGtccgaatgccttttaaatgttgttaagtTACCCGTCTCAAACGcctctgctggcagctcattccatgtgcgtgCTATCCTCTATGGAAAAAAGTCGCCCCTCAGTTTGCGTTTATTCTTTccttctaaccttaaactgatgtcctctagtcctcgattccacaactctggaaaaaagactgagtgcattcaccctctccGTGCCTCTCATAACCTTATGCACCCATATAAGCTTTCCCCTCAGTCTATTACACTCGAAAGAAAGAAGTCCtatcttgtccaacctctccctattacTGAGACCATGGATTCCAGAACGTTCtagtaaatttcttcttcactcTTTCCAGTTTCTTATAACAAGGTGACttaaactgaacacaatactccaaatgttgtCTCACTAATGTTCTGTATAATTGCGACATAACTTCCCAACCTCTATCCTCAATGCCCTTACTGATGAAGGCTCGTGTGCCAAAAGCATTCTTAACTGCCcggtctacctgctactccattttcagggaactgtgaacctgaactccaagatctttCTGTTCCACAGACTCCTTAAGTCCGTacaattcaccatgaaactcctacctttatttaactttccaaaatgcaagacctcttAAACTGAATTGTCCCATTAACCTGCATTTGTCCCAGATCCCTTGAGACATTTCTTCTGCATGTGCCTGTTCAAttgtattttaaatattgtaattacatcctcctctcccacttcctctggcattttgTTCCCTCCACACACCATcgtctgtgtgaacaagttgtcccttatgtcaattgcctcttaaatctttttcctctcactttaaacctacgtCTTTTACTTTTTGACTCCTCACTTTGGGAGATAGATCTTGCGTATTCACGTTAACGATgtgccttatgattttataagcctctataagatcAACATTTAGCCTGCTATGCTCAGGTAAataaggtcccagcctatccagcctttctctaTAAGTCAAATGATTCAGTCTTGGTAACATGCCTTTTTTTTATCCTTCCTAGTTTAACAACATTCTTTTTGTTGCAGTGCAACATGAATTGTTCTCCAAATGCAGCATTGCCAATGTCTTTTACAGTTGTAACATGAAATCCGAACTCCTGTGCTCAGTGATCTGACCCAGGAAGAAAACTGCGTCAAACCCTTTAttgaccatcctgtctacctgagacATCACATTCAAGGGACGACGGccctgtctctctgttctacaacactccccATGGCCCTAACATTAACTGCTTATGTCCTACACAGTTTGTCAGCTCAGTTGGTATGGTTGTGATATCGACTGACACCAgcggtgtgggttcaattcctgcaccagttgCGGTTACAATGAAGGACTCCCCTTACAAATGTCTCCCCTCatctgagatgtggtgaccctcaggttaaagtgTTACCAGTTgcctctgtaatgagagagcaaccATCTAAGTTTGTGAGCGTGTTATCTTTATccctttttaaaacattttcttcTACATTCATTTGAAAGCCTTTAATTTCCCTTTCCTTTTTGTTCTTCATATCAAGCTTGTTCATTTTCAATCGAGTCATAGTTCGTCTGAAATTTGCCATCTCATGTCACAATTTCCCTCCTTCAGATCCTGAAATCTTTAACAGTCATTTTGAGCACTTCACTTTCACAGCATACAGGTTTTGTTTGCATTCTCAACTTATCTGATAACCTTCTCAGTTCAGCCTTCGTTAAAGATTTCAAAGAAAAAGCCTTTTCCTCCCCAAAGCATTCAAAATAATTCTAACACTTCAAACCAGTCAGGAAACCTTGCCATGCATCTCCTCTTTCAGTCTATAATATTCAGGTAGACAaattattttcagaaaatatacCAATTCATCTTATGCTCACCAAATTGATACCTCGGCCGATCCCTCATATTTTTTATATATGATCCCGACTGATGGTATGGTTGGACAAACCAGATTACAGAATGATCCCGAGACTCAATAGATTAACGGCAGGGAGGTACTGCTTGAACTGTATTAAATGTGTGTTAGGCTGCATCTGTAGGATTGTATGTAGCATTCTAGAAACCACATGATAGTAGGGTTGTGACAGCACTGTAGAGGATGCGaaggaggtttacaaggatgttgcctgggctggagagtcgTAGCTATAAAACTAGCTTGGATAATTTTTTTTTGCCTTGAAGCAGAGGAAATTGTGAAAGACCATACGCCATAGAGCAGTACAGTACAGGAATAGGCTATTTGTTCTACCCTATCTGGGCTGACCATGGTGCCGTTATAAACTAATTCTATCTGTTTGCACATGGTCCGTATACCTCTGTTCTTTGCTTGTACATCTGTATGTCTGactgcctcttaaacattgctattgtatctgattccaccATCTTCGATGAGATCAGGTTTAACGCTTGGGGGCATTTCAGATTGTATCGTGGGTCAGTCGCGACCTGGCAGCTTCTCCAGGCTTGTAGGCCATTCTGATTGAGATGCCTGTTCATTGGCAAAAGTGTTGTGGAATCCACagcattatgaggggcatagataggatcgGCAGCAAGGATCCTCTCCCGTTGGAAGAAGGATGAATGACCggaggcatagatttaaaataagtggcaggaggtttagagaacATATCACAAAAATTGCTGTCACCCAGAGGgaggtggaaatctggaacacaCTGCTCG
Protein-coding regions in this window:
- the LOC140453817 gene encoding immunoglobulin lambda-1 light chain-like; protein product: MFPILRLLCVLLLHVTGTLADADPVLKQSLLSDPVSVGQTAQLKCVLQDGNVDTYDVRWYRQSLRETPVFVIQHRANGEIHRGTGFTDRFQPSRDSPHNSYILTIGNVVSGDSAVYYCEVWGYIYGGGTALIVRSSDDQKPSALLLPPSPEELDTGSATLSCLVNRFKPGFVQVLWSVDGKETDSGVTTSAVSLDSDQSYSLSSYLKVPATDWKKGSRYSCSVRHGSLKSPLLNTISFNEC